In Macadamia integrifolia cultivar HAES 741 chromosome 5, SCU_Mint_v3, whole genome shotgun sequence, a single window of DNA contains:
- the LOC122079154 gene encoding subtilisin-like protease SBT3.15 isoform X1: MKKMNNGLLSLSINMGPIDNLIKLTSIQDLMATSSRHHHFQVIIALSILFNLHCCWNCVTFAADTTTNVYIVYMGEKQHNNPATIVMSHHEMLAKLLGSKEAAKNSILYSYKHGFSGFAASLTDSQAKVIADFPGVVRVFPNRIHKVHTTRSWDFLELNQSSKSKHNLLTEANMGDGTIIGIIDSGIWPESQSFKDDGMGPIPSSWKGICQTGQSFTSAKCNKKIIGARWIKKGYEKMYGPINTTGHSEYLSPRDKEGHGTHCASIAAGRFVPNASYLGLGTGIARGGAPLARLAIYKVVWLGESTDADELKAFDMAIHDGVDILSVSLARNVDHAGLPLQAYFDDGIAVGSFHAVAKGITVVCAAGNDGPFSDTVGNTAPWIITVAATTIDRDFQTEVTLGNDQTSLGHTLSVGGLGETRQKHKPPSPPPPPKLKTPLSPPSELKTSTPAAIVAGQGDDASYKIYTPAAIVAGQGDDALACKEGSLNPTLVKGKVVHCFLQPSASQQEVTNATKTVQKAGGIGIIYTQDHNDVLNRCNITCIKVNFETGTNIISYIRGTSSATVQNSKPQTVVGKKTSPLVASFSSRGPNTLLPDVLKPDIAAPGVTILAAYPPPITGHPFEFLSGTSMACPHVAGVAALIKTLHKNWSPAAIKSAIMTTASQNGTDGQVIWAQGGNLKPATPFDMGGGHIDPKKVAHPGLIYDISIKSYIDFFCSKGYTNEQMTNMTKRNDSCSRKRRASSWDLNLPSISIPYLENIVTVTRTVTNVGTINSVYKALVQSPPGIQVKVKPRRLSFNQSTSVLSFKVTFNSTQNVQLMDYVFGSLTWTDKKHVVRIPLAVRVAHQYTSSRK, translated from the exons ATGAAAAAGATGAACAAtggacttctctctctctctataaatatGGGACCAATTGATAACCTCATAAAACTAACTTCCATTCAAGATCTAATGGCTACCTCTTCAAGACATCATCACTTTCAAGTGATCATTGCTCTCTCTATCTTGTTCAATCTCCATTGCTGCTGGAACTGTGTCACATTTGCTGCCGATACTACAACCAAT GTGTACATTGTGTATATGGGTGAGAAGCAGCATAACAACCCAGCAACCATAGTGATGTCTCACCATGAAATGCTAGCAAAGTTGCTTGGAAg CAAAGAAGCTGCCAAGAATTCTATTCTCTACAGCTATAAGCATGGCTTCTCTGGGTTTGCAGCTTCTCTAACTGATTCCCAGGCAAAAGTCATTGCAG ACTTTCCGGGTGTAGTCCGAGTGTTCCCTAATCGCATTCATAAAGTCCATACTACACGAAGCTGGGATTTTCTAGAGCTCAATCAATCATCAAAGTCTAAACATAACCTTTTGACTGAAGCGAATATGGGCGACGGTACCATTATTGGCATTATAGACTCAG GAATTTGGCCAGAGTCACAAAGCTTCAAAGATGATGGCATGGGTCCAATTCCATCGAGTTGGAAAGGAATTTGCCAAACTGGACAATCTTTCACTTCCGCCAAATGCAATAAGAAAATCATTGGTGCTCGCTGGATCAAAAAAGGCTATGAAAAGATGTATGGGCCCATCAACACCACTGGGCATTCAGAGTATCTGTCCCCAAGGGACAAAGAAGGGCATGGAACTCATTGTGCTTCCATAGCTGCAGGTCGTTTTGTACCAAATGCAAGTTATTTAGGGCTAGGTACCGGTATAGCCAGAGGGGGTGCCCCTCTTGCTCGCCTAGCTATTTACAAGGTTGTTTGGCTTGGAGAATCAACAGATGCAGATGAACTAAAAGCATTTGACATGGCCATACATGATGGAGTAGACATTTTGTCTGTATCTTTAGCCCGTAACGTAGACCATGCAGGACTGCCTCTACAGGCATATTTTGATGATGGAATTGCAGTAGGTTCATTTCATGCAGTAGCAAAAGGGATTACTGTGGTTTGTGCAGCAGGAAATGATGGCCCTTTCTCTGATACGGTTGGGAACACGGCTCCTTGGATCATCACTGTTGCAGCCACCACCATTGATAGGGATTTCCAAACAGAAGTTACCCTTGGAAATGACCAAACTTCCTTG GGCCACACCTTATCAGTTGGAGGTTTGGGTGAGACTAGACAAAAACACAAACCACCCAGTCCACCTCCACCTCCCAAATTGAAAACACCACTTAGTCCACCTTCCGAATTGAAAACAAGTACTCCAGCTGCAATAGTTGCTGGGCAAGGAGATGATGCATCGTATAAGATCTATACTCCAGCTGCAATAGTTGCTGGGCAAGGAGATGATGCATT AGCTTGCAAGGAAGGAAGTCTCAATCCGACATTAGTGAAAGGGAAGGTTGTCCATTGTTTCCTACAACCATCTGCGAGCCAACAAGAAGTTACTAATGCAACTAAAACTGTTCAGAAAGCTGGAGGAATCGGCATTATATACACCCAAGATCACAATGATGTCCTCAATCGATGCAACATTACTTGTATCAAAGTAAATTTTGAAACAGGGACAAACATAATTTCCTACATCCGAGGAACAAG TTCAGCAACTGTGCAGAACAGTAAGCCACAAACTGTAGTTGGGAAAAAGACATCTCCACTAGTGGCCTCATTCTCATCCAGAGGACCAAATACTTTGTTACCTGATGTGTTGAAG CCTGATATAGCCGCGCCAGGAGTGACCATCTTAGCAGCATACCCTCCGCCAATTACAGGTCACCCTTTTGAATTCCTATCTGGAACTTCAATGGCTTGCCCCCATGTAGCTGGAGTGGCTGCCCTCATCAAGACTTTGCACAAAAATTGGTCTCCTGCGGCCATAAAATCAGCAATTATGACTACTG CATCACAAAATGGCACAGATGGACAAGTAATATGGGCACAAGGAGGCAATCTCAAGCCCGCAACTCCTTTCGACATGGGTGGTGGGCATATCGATCCCAAGAAAGTAGCACATCCAGGGCTCATTTATGATATTAGCATTAAGAGTTACATTGACTTTTTCTGTTCTAAAGGCTACACTAATGAACAGATGACCAATATGACTAAAAGAAATGATTCTTGTTCTAGAAAAAGGAGGGCTTCTAGCTGGGACCTCAATCTCCCCTCTATCTCAATCCCATACCTTGAAAATATTGTAACAGTCACCAGGACTGTGACAAATGTGGGGACAATTAATTCAGTCTACAAAGCTTTGGTGCAGTCTCCTCCTGGTATACAAGTGAAAGTTAAACCTCGTAGACTCTCCTTCAATCAATCAACCTCAGTGCTTTCCTTCAAAGTGACCTTTAATTCTACTCAAAATGTGCAGCTTATGGATTACGTTTTTGGAAGCTTGACTTGGACTGACAAAAAACATGTGGTCAGGATTCCACTAGCTGTTCGTGTTGCTCATCAGTATACAAGTTCTCGAAAATAa
- the LOC122079154 gene encoding subtilisin-like protease SBT3.3 isoform X2, producing MKKMNNGLLSLSINMGPIDNLIKLTSIQDLMATSSRHHHFQVIIALSILFNLHCCWNCVTFAADTTTNVYIVYMGEKQHNNPATIVMSHHEMLAKLLGSKEAAKNSILYSYKHGFSGFAASLTDSQAKVIADFPGVVRVFPNRIHKVHTTRSWDFLELNQSSKSKHNLLTEANMGDGTIIGIIDSGIWPESQSFKDDGMGPIPSSWKGICQTGQSFTSAKCNKKIIGARWIKKGYEKMYGPINTTGHSEYLSPRDKEGHGTHCASIAAGRFVPNASYLGLGTGIARGGAPLARLAIYKVVWLGESTDADELKAFDMAIHDGVDILSVSLARNVDHAGLPLQAYFDDGIAVGSFHAVAKGITVVCAAGNDGPFSDTVGNTAPWIITVAATTIDRDFQTEVTLGNDQTSLGHTLSVGGLGETRQKHKPPSPPPPPKLKTPLSPPSELKTSTPAAIVAGQGDDASACKEGSLNPTLVKGKVVHCFLQPSASQQEVTNATKTVQKAGGIGIIYTQDHNDVLNRCNITCIKVNFETGTNIISYIRGTSSATVQNSKPQTVVGKKTSPLVASFSSRGPNTLLPDVLKPDIAAPGVTILAAYPPPITGHPFEFLSGTSMACPHVAGVAALIKTLHKNWSPAAIKSAIMTTASQNGTDGQVIWAQGGNLKPATPFDMGGGHIDPKKVAHPGLIYDISIKSYIDFFCSKGYTNEQMTNMTKRNDSCSRKRRASSWDLNLPSISIPYLENIVTVTRTVTNVGTINSVYKALVQSPPGIQVKVKPRRLSFNQSTSVLSFKVTFNSTQNVQLMDYVFGSLTWTDKKHVVRIPLAVRVAHQYTSSRK from the exons ATGAAAAAGATGAACAAtggacttctctctctctctataaatatGGGACCAATTGATAACCTCATAAAACTAACTTCCATTCAAGATCTAATGGCTACCTCTTCAAGACATCATCACTTTCAAGTGATCATTGCTCTCTCTATCTTGTTCAATCTCCATTGCTGCTGGAACTGTGTCACATTTGCTGCCGATACTACAACCAAT GTGTACATTGTGTATATGGGTGAGAAGCAGCATAACAACCCAGCAACCATAGTGATGTCTCACCATGAAATGCTAGCAAAGTTGCTTGGAAg CAAAGAAGCTGCCAAGAATTCTATTCTCTACAGCTATAAGCATGGCTTCTCTGGGTTTGCAGCTTCTCTAACTGATTCCCAGGCAAAAGTCATTGCAG ACTTTCCGGGTGTAGTCCGAGTGTTCCCTAATCGCATTCATAAAGTCCATACTACACGAAGCTGGGATTTTCTAGAGCTCAATCAATCATCAAAGTCTAAACATAACCTTTTGACTGAAGCGAATATGGGCGACGGTACCATTATTGGCATTATAGACTCAG GAATTTGGCCAGAGTCACAAAGCTTCAAAGATGATGGCATGGGTCCAATTCCATCGAGTTGGAAAGGAATTTGCCAAACTGGACAATCTTTCACTTCCGCCAAATGCAATAAGAAAATCATTGGTGCTCGCTGGATCAAAAAAGGCTATGAAAAGATGTATGGGCCCATCAACACCACTGGGCATTCAGAGTATCTGTCCCCAAGGGACAAAGAAGGGCATGGAACTCATTGTGCTTCCATAGCTGCAGGTCGTTTTGTACCAAATGCAAGTTATTTAGGGCTAGGTACCGGTATAGCCAGAGGGGGTGCCCCTCTTGCTCGCCTAGCTATTTACAAGGTTGTTTGGCTTGGAGAATCAACAGATGCAGATGAACTAAAAGCATTTGACATGGCCATACATGATGGAGTAGACATTTTGTCTGTATCTTTAGCCCGTAACGTAGACCATGCAGGACTGCCTCTACAGGCATATTTTGATGATGGAATTGCAGTAGGTTCATTTCATGCAGTAGCAAAAGGGATTACTGTGGTTTGTGCAGCAGGAAATGATGGCCCTTTCTCTGATACGGTTGGGAACACGGCTCCTTGGATCATCACTGTTGCAGCCACCACCATTGATAGGGATTTCCAAACAGAAGTTACCCTTGGAAATGACCAAACTTCCTTG GGCCACACCTTATCAGTTGGAGGTTTGGGTGAGACTAGACAAAAACACAAACCACCCAGTCCACCTCCACCTCCCAAATTGAAAACACCACTTAGTCCACCTTCCGAATTGAAAACAAGTACTCCAGCTGCAATAGTTGCTGGGCAAGGAGATGATGCATC AGCTTGCAAGGAAGGAAGTCTCAATCCGACATTAGTGAAAGGGAAGGTTGTCCATTGTTTCCTACAACCATCTGCGAGCCAACAAGAAGTTACTAATGCAACTAAAACTGTTCAGAAAGCTGGAGGAATCGGCATTATATACACCCAAGATCACAATGATGTCCTCAATCGATGCAACATTACTTGTATCAAAGTAAATTTTGAAACAGGGACAAACATAATTTCCTACATCCGAGGAACAAG TTCAGCAACTGTGCAGAACAGTAAGCCACAAACTGTAGTTGGGAAAAAGACATCTCCACTAGTGGCCTCATTCTCATCCAGAGGACCAAATACTTTGTTACCTGATGTGTTGAAG CCTGATATAGCCGCGCCAGGAGTGACCATCTTAGCAGCATACCCTCCGCCAATTACAGGTCACCCTTTTGAATTCCTATCTGGAACTTCAATGGCTTGCCCCCATGTAGCTGGAGTGGCTGCCCTCATCAAGACTTTGCACAAAAATTGGTCTCCTGCGGCCATAAAATCAGCAATTATGACTACTG CATCACAAAATGGCACAGATGGACAAGTAATATGGGCACAAGGAGGCAATCTCAAGCCCGCAACTCCTTTCGACATGGGTGGTGGGCATATCGATCCCAAGAAAGTAGCACATCCAGGGCTCATTTATGATATTAGCATTAAGAGTTACATTGACTTTTTCTGTTCTAAAGGCTACACTAATGAACAGATGACCAATATGACTAAAAGAAATGATTCTTGTTCTAGAAAAAGGAGGGCTTCTAGCTGGGACCTCAATCTCCCCTCTATCTCAATCCCATACCTTGAAAATATTGTAACAGTCACCAGGACTGTGACAAATGTGGGGACAATTAATTCAGTCTACAAAGCTTTGGTGCAGTCTCCTCCTGGTATACAAGTGAAAGTTAAACCTCGTAGACTCTCCTTCAATCAATCAACCTCAGTGCTTTCCTTCAAAGTGACCTTTAATTCTACTCAAAATGTGCAGCTTATGGATTACGTTTTTGGAAGCTTGACTTGGACTGACAAAAAACATGTGGTCAGGATTCCACTAGCTGTTCGTGTTGCTCATCAGTATACAAGTTCTCGAAAATAa